The Burkholderiales bacterium genome includes a window with the following:
- a CDS encoding NAD(P) transhydrogenase subunit alpha: protein MTNAIDPLIINLTVFVLAVFVGYHVIWNVTPALHTPLMSVTNAISSIILVGAMLAAGSSAGLDLAAILGFLGVALASVNVFGGFLVTHRMLGMFRKKEPKGGKALEKK, encoded by the coding sequence ATGACAAACGCAATCGATCCGCTGATCATCAATCTAACGGTATTCGTGCTGGCGGTCTTCGTCGGCTATCACGTGATCTGGAACGTCACGCCGGCGCTGCACACGCCTTTGATGTCGGTTACCAACGCGATCTCAAGCATCATTTTGGTCGGCGCCATGCTCGCCGCCGGATCATCGGCGGGCCTGGATCTCGCAGCTATCCTTGGATTTCTCGGCGTGGCGCTGGCTTCGGTCAACGTTTTCGGCGGGTTTCTGGTGACGCACCGGATGCTGGGAATGTTTCGGAAAAAAGAGCCAAAAGGCGGCAAGGCGCTAGAGAAAAAATGA